A window of Methanobrevibacter boviskoreani JH1 genomic DNA:
AAAAAATATAAGAAAAATAAAAAAATATCTAAAAATTATCTTCTAAACGAAAAATAAAAAAAACAGTTAATAAACTCTAATAGAAACTATTTAAAAATTCTTTAAAAACTATAAGAAAAATAAAAAGAATAGGGAAGCTATTCTTTCTTACCATTTACAATAATATCCCTTAACTTATCAACATCTGCATCAATCTGAGTAGGTTCTACACATGCTTTAATAGCAGTATCCGGATCTTTTAATACATGACCAGTTACAACACATACAACACGTTCACCTTTATCTACAACACCATTATCTACTAATTTTCTTAAACCAGCAATAGATGCAGCAGATGCAGGTTCTACTCCAATACCCTCAGTTCTTGCTAGGTATTTTTGAGCATCCAATATCTCATCATCAGATACGGTTTCACAGTAACCGTCGGAATCATAAATAGCATGTAACGCTTTCTGTGAAGATACGGGATTTCCTATACGAATAGCTGTTGCAACAGTTTCAGGATTTTCAACAGGTTTTAAATCCATAGTATGTTTTCTAAATGAGTTTGCAACAGGAGCTGCACCTTCCGCTTGGATACCAGTCATCATTGGTAAATCATCAATAAACCCTGCATTATGGAATTCATTTACACCTTTCCAAATAGCGGAAATGTTTCCAGCATTACCTACAGGTAAAATTATTCTATCTGGAGATTGCCAACCTAAATCATGTACAATTTCATATCCAATTGTTTTTTGACCTTCCAATCTGAAAGGATTAATTGAATTTAATAAGTATAAGTGTTTCTCAAGAGCAAGTTCTGTCATAGCCTCAAGAGCTTGATCGAAATTACCATTAATAGAAAATACTTCAGCACCATGGAACATTGCCTGTGCAAGTTTACCTAAAGCTACTTTACCTGACGGTAAGAATACAACACATCTAAGTCCTCCACGTGCGGCATAAGCGGCAAGTGAAGCGGAAGTGTTTCCAGTTGAAGCGCATCCTACGGTGTGAACACCAAGTTCCATAGCCTTAGTCATACCTACTGTCATACCCCTATCTTTAAAACTACCGGTAGGATTTGAGCCCTCCACTTTAACGTATAGATCTACGCCAAGCTCATCTCCAATTTTGTCGCAGTGTACAAATGGAGTTCCACCTTCATCTAAAGATACAATTTTAGTCTCATCAACAGGTATACATTCTTTATATTTCCATACATTTTGACGACGACCATCAAATATACTTTTATCTACATCAAAATCAGGAACTGCTTCCAAAATAGATCCACATTTAGGACAAGTATATATGATTTCATTATCATCAAATTCTTCACCACAAGATATACATCGAATCATAATATCACTTAAGAATAAATAGTTAAATAAGATTTATAATTTTAATCTTCATTTTTCATTACATAATAACAATTAAGATACTAATTTAATTATTGAAAAAATGTTTATAAATTTTTTAAAATAAATTTGATAAAGAATTTATATCTAAAATAAATCTTAAAAAAATAATACAAATATATTTTAAGTTTTATAATATAAAACTTTTTTTCTAATATAAAAGTTAATATAAGAAAATAATATTTAAAGTTTAAATGCTTTATAATACAAGGACAGGATTTATTTAATATGGTAAGTCTGTATTAAATAATTTGCAAGATCCTTTGTAATATACACTTCTATATATGCTGCAATCATAAGTAAAATAACACCTATCAAAAATATAACAAATGATTGTATTAGGATATCATTGTTCTTATCAAAGGATATGATAAATCTATTAGTTAAAGAAATATCCTGACCTTTGCTGAATTCTAAACCATTTTTATCTTTATGGGTGGTTTTATTTAAAATAAAATCCCAATCTGGTTTCCAAATGTCTTTAATAAGATAATAAATAAACTTAAATAAGGTAAATCCTGCAGCACCACCAAATATTAATCCCGGAATCTCAAATATTCCATGGGGGAGAATGAACAACAATATTTGCATGAAAGATCCCCGTGTCAAGAAGTAACCTATAATCAATCCGTTAAAAACCATCAATATTGCAGGAAGTATACCGGCTACAATTCCACCCCAATACATCCTAAATAATACATGGAAATTATTTGAGAATATTGACAGATAGGTTAATGTAATTTGACCAGAGGTAATTTGTTTTCTCATTGTGCTTATTACAGGTTCCACTGAAGATTTAAAGAAAGGGGCCATAAAATATGCCATAACTGTTGGTATGACAAACAATAAAATAGCAATATAAAACATCTTCCTATTTACAGTAATTGACATTTTAATGTATGTAAACAATCCTTTAATATTATCTTTAATAGAATTCATATTACCACAGATAAAAGTTTTAAAGAAAACTTAATCAAATAACGTTTGGGCAATCTCATTTGCCTCTTCTTGTTTAATGTGTAAATCGTCCATAAACTCGGAAAGTAATTGGCAGGTTCTGTTTTTACAATCACCACAGAGAAGTGTACCATTTAAACATTCCTCTTTAACCTTTTCAAGTTCTTTATCATCATCCATTAGATGATATAACAATACTTCAAAAATAACACATTGATCAGGTTGTCCACCTTTCTCTTTTTGTTCCTGAAGGGATTCCCTACCACCGGTTTTTGCAGATTTTAATTTTTTAACCGCATCTTTAGTCTCATCATTTAAAAATATTGCAGTTTTAGGTTTACTTGAAGACATCTTAGCACCTGTCAATCCTGTTAAGAATCTGTGATAGGTACTTGAAGGTACTAAAAATCCTAACTCGTCATGAAGTTTATTTGCAATATCCCTTGTAAGCCTTAAATGAGGATCCTGATCTATACCAACAGGTACAACAGTATTGATAGGGCCTCCATTCTCTTCTACCTGAGGAATCAAAATATCTGCAACCTGCATAAGAGGTGAATTTACATGGGCGAGATTAGTTGAATTAGTAAATCCATAGATAGCTTTCATTTCACTGAAATTAGTTTTAAGAGATGCTCTAAAAGATAAATCCTTTAATACCTGATTTTGAGATTGAAGATAAACATCAACATCGTCTTTAGTTAAATCCAGACCAAGTGCTATATAATTTGTAAGATACTCATTAACAGCCAATTCTTTACCCTTCTCAAAACTAATTCCCCTTGCAGCATAAGCTTCCATATCTGCAATAGGTAAGGATAATTTTGCTCCATGATCCTGATACCATTTAAGTTGATCTACAACCATTTTATGACCTATATGCATTTGTCCAGATGGCATCATACCACTTACAACGGCAAATGGTTTATTTGAGTTAATGAGATTTGTAATTTTATCAAAATCCCTTTGACCGAATATAACTTTCCTTCTCATTAATCTATGAGGATTGTCAATTTTATTAAGTTCGTCTTCAAAATCTTTAATACCAAATTGTTTTACTAGTTTATCATAATCAAATGCATCTGCAGTCCATGGGTCGAGCATTCTATCACCTAAAATCTTTAAAAAAAAGTTAAATAAAAAGTAATTATGGTCTTGTCCATTCTATGTTATAATATGTTATATCCAGATCATCATCTACAACAGCAAGTAGAAGATTCTTATTTACACCATGTGCCACTCTAACATAGCTTGCAAAATCAAGAGCATTTATCTCATACTTTTCATATACCACTTTTACAAGATAGTTGGAATGACCTTTACCAGGAGCCAAACCCCGTTCATATAATCTAAATTCAGAACCATATTTAAATCCTGTTTTTATAACATATCCCCTATTCTTTAAATCTGAATAAACAAGGAATTTCCCATAAATATCTCTTTCTTTTATTAAGTTAATAATATAGGAAGGTTCACATTTAACATCATCTTTATAAATATCTAAACGATTGTTCTTCATCAAATATGCTGCCTCAATTAAAGATAACTCTAAAGCCTTATCTGTTAATTTTCCAAAGTGACTTTTTTCATTTAATGCTATAGGTCTTCTTGAAGTCTCAGTTATTGGAACAGTCACTATCTCATCATATAAATCTCCACGCATTTAAAACACCTAAATAAAGAAAAAATTAATTTAGTAATCTAAACCTTAAGCCTATATCTATAAAAATCTTTAAATATAATTAATATTTTGTATTTCACCATATATATAATTAAAACTTATAATAAGAAGATAACTATCAAATAATCAAATAAATATTATTAAAAAGATTAATGAAAAAAAGATGTAATTTAAATTGCAAATAGGTATAATTAAAATAATTAAAAAAAATTTAAATTATAAATTTACATTAGTATTTAAAAATATATTGTTTGCTAAATCTCTTTCAATGGGATTCTCCTTTCCATCTATAGTAATTATTAAAAAATCCTTAGATTTATCCCTTTCAATAATTTCAATATAGGTACCTATATCAATATTGAGTTTTCGAAGCTTTTCAGAGTGATAGTTATTACCTCGAATAAATGAGACAATGCCCCCTTTACCTTCCCTAATCTGAGTCAATGAAAGAAGATTATATTTTCTTAACTGTTTATTATCTATATCCAAATCATAATCCATACAATCTTCACAGTTTTCAAAGTCATAATCACATGCAGGGATAAGACTTCCCTCAGGACATACATCAGGTTGGTGTAACCTTTGACATAAAGCTCTTTCCGCCTCATCAGATAATGAATGTTCCATTTCACATGCTTGTTCGTGAACATTTTCAGGTTTGATTTTTAAATCGTTTCTAAGGAATAACTCTAAAATTCTGTGTTTTCTAGTAATTTTTTGAGCGATTTTACTACCCTCTTTAGTTAAACGAGCTCCTTTATAAGGAATATAATTAATATATCCCAAACCCTCCAATTTTTTAAGCATTTGAGTTACACTTCCAGGTGCAACGCCTAACTCTTTAGCCAATGTGTTTGTAGAAACCTGATCTGTTAAACAGGATTGCCTATATAAAGTTTCCAAATATTCCTCTATATTTTCACTAATTGGTTTTTTTGCCATTGCTTAACCTCAACATTAAGTTAATAATAATTTATTATGAATTTATATAAAAAGTTTTAGTTTAACTAAAAATCTTATTAAAATGTTTTCCCACTTAAAATTTTCCATATTCATATTGTATTTTTTACTTTTATATACTTTACTTAATTTTAATAAATTATAATTGAAAATAATTAAAAAAAGATTAAAACAATAAGAA
This region includes:
- the thrC gene encoding threonine synthase codes for the protein MIRCISCGEEFDDNEIIYTCPKCGSILEAVPDFDVDKSIFDGRRQNVWKYKECIPVDETKIVSLDEGGTPFVHCDKIGDELGVDLYVKVEGSNPTGSFKDRGMTVGMTKAMELGVHTVGCASTGNTSASLAAYAARGGLRCVVFLPSGKVALGKLAQAMFHGAEVFSINGNFDQALEAMTELALEKHLYLLNSINPFRLEGQKTIGYEIVHDLGWQSPDRIILPVGNAGNISAIWKGVNEFHNAGFIDDLPMMTGIQAEGAAPVANSFRKHTMDLKPVENPETVATAIRIGNPVSSQKALHAIYDSDGYCETVSDDEILDAQKYLARTEGIGVEPASAASIAGLRKLVDNGVVDKGERVVCVVTGHVLKDPDTAIKACVEPTQIDADVDKLRDIIVNGKKE
- a CDS encoding stage II sporulation protein M, with amino-acid sequence MNSIKDNIKGLFTYIKMSITVNRKMFYIAILLFVIPTVMAYFMAPFFKSSVEPVISTMRKQITSGQITLTYLSIFSNNFHVLFRMYWGGIVAGILPAILMVFNGLIIGYFLTRGSFMQILLFILPHGIFEIPGLIFGGAAGFTLFKFIYYLIKDIWKPDWDFILNKTTHKDKNGLEFSKGQDISLTNRFIISFDKNNDILIQSFVIFLIGVILLMIAAYIEVYITKDLANYLIQTYHIK
- a CDS encoding tryptophan--tRNA ligase, which gives rise to MLDPWTADAFDYDKLVKQFGIKDFEDELNKIDNPHRLMRRKVIFGQRDFDKITNLINSNKPFAVVSGMMPSGQMHIGHKMVVDQLKWYQDHGAKLSLPIADMEAYAARGISFEKGKELAVNEYLTNYIALGLDLTKDDVDVYLQSQNQVLKDLSFRASLKTNFSEMKAIYGFTNSTNLAHVNSPLMQVADILIPQVEENGGPINTVVPVGIDQDPHLRLTRDIANKLHDELGFLVPSSTYHRFLTGLTGAKMSSSKPKTAIFLNDETKDAVKKLKSAKTGGRESLQEQKEKGGQPDQCVIFEVLLYHLMDDDKELEKVKEECLNGTLLCGDCKNRTCQLLSEFMDDLHIKQEEANEIAQTLFD
- the endA gene encoding tRNA-intron lyase; the encoded protein is MRGDLYDEIVTVPITETSRRPIALNEKSHFGKLTDKALELSLIEAAYLMKNNRLDIYKDDVKCEPSYIINLIKERDIYGKFLVYSDLKNRGYVIKTGFKYGSEFRLYERGLAPGKGHSNYLVKVVYEKYEINALDFASYVRVAHGVNKNLLLAVVDDDLDITYYNIEWTRP
- a CDS encoding metal-dependent transcriptional regulator, with product MAKKPISENIEEYLETLYRQSCLTDQVSTNTLAKELGVAPGSVTQMLKKLEGLGYINYIPYKGARLTKEGSKIAQKITRKHRILELFLRNDLKIKPENVHEQACEMEHSLSDEAERALCQRLHQPDVCPEGSLIPACDYDFENCEDCMDYDLDIDNKQLRKYNLLSLTQIREGKGGIVSFIRGNNYHSEKLRKLNIDIGTYIEIIERDKSKDFLIITIDGKENPIERDLANNIFLNTNVNL